Genomic segment of Harmonia axyridis chromosome 6, icHarAxyr1.1, whole genome shotgun sequence:
ttttcatggactcggatgacacgcaggtagctataatctcccacgtggtaaggtcaatttggtataagggactgttcttattcccttctttttgtttaatgaacaattatccaagtaagccattccacattgttgattttcttggactcggatgtcacgcaggtagctataatctccctcgtggtaaggtccattgctgctgtaaccacgaatgcacgactgacttctgttgttgatttcatttgttagttatttccttcaatgtttctcattctaacacttctcatcgtattgcacagtgacgaaagcttgacacacgtgtctaaggaaatcacattggtataagggactgttcttattcccttctttttgtataatgatcaattatccaagtaagccattccacattgttgattttcatggactcggatgacacgcaggtagctataatctcccacgtggtaaggtccaatgctgctgtaaccacgaatgcacgactgacttctgttgttgatttcatttgtttgttatttccttcaatgtttctcattctaacacttttcatcgtattgcacagggacgaaagcttgacacacgtgtctatggaaaccacattggtataagggaggaagccattccacattgttgattttcatggactcggatgacacgcgggtagctataatctcccacgtgttaaggtaaatttggtataagggactgttcttattcccttctttttgtttaatgaacaattatccaagtaagccattccacattgttgattttcttggactcggatgtcacgcaggtagctataatctcccacgtggtaaggtcaaatgctgctgtaaccacgaatgcacgactgacttctgttgttgatttcatttgtttgttatttccttcaatgtttctcattctaacacttctcatcgtattgcacagggacgaaagcttgacacacgtgtctaaggaaaccacattggtataagggactgttcttattccttttttttttttttgatgaacaattatccaaataagccattccacattgttgattttcttggactcggatgtcacgcaggtagctatgatctcccacgtggtaaggtcaattgctgctgtaaccacaaatgcacgactgacttctgttgttgatttcattcgtttgttatttccttctatgtttctcattctaacacttttcatcgtatttcacagggacgaaagcttgacacacgtgtctaaggaaaccactttggtataagggactgttcttattctcttttttttgtttaatcaacaattatccaagtaggccattccacattgttgattttcttggactcggatgtcacgcaggtagctataatctcccacgtggtaaggtcaattgctgctgtacccacaaatgcacgactgacttctgttgttgatttgatttgtttgttatttccttctatgtttctcattctaacacttttcatcgtattgcacagggacgaaagcttgacacacgtgtctaaggaaaccacattggtataagggactgttcttattcccttttttctttttgatgaacaattatccaaataagccattccacattgttgattttcttggactaggatgtcacgcagctagctataatctcccacgtggtaaggtcaattgctgctgtaaccacaaatgcacgactgacttctgttgttgatttcattcgtttgttattttcttcaatgtttctcattctaacacttttcatcgtattgcacagggacgaaagcttgacacacgtgtctatggaaaccacatcggtataagggcctcttcgtattccattctttctgtataaaaGTGCACCCGCTACTGGTGGCGTAAAAAAACCTCATCGTTACCGTCCAGGTACCGTAGCTCTTCGTGAGATCCGTCGTTATCAGAAAAGTACCGAGCTGTTGATTCGCAAACTTCCTTTCCAAAGGTTAGTGCGCGAAATTGCCCAAGACTTCAAGACCGATCTCCGTTTCCAGAGCTCCGCCGTGATGGCCCTTCAAGAAGCTAGCGAAGCTTATCTGGTCGGTCTATTCGAAGATACAAATTTATGTGCCATTCACGCCAAGAGAGTAACCATTATGCCGAAGGACATTCAACTTGCTCGACGTATCCGTGGCGAACGTGCTTAAGCATCTTTTTCACAAAGTTTAAAAtcggttcttttcagaaccacaacttttttttttacatttatacaattgATTGATTTCTTATAAGGTATCCCAAATTAAAGATCCGATATCAATAGTGCAATATAACCTTACttaatttcttccaacaaaatgcgttacgaatttcaattttccatcAGTCTTTTGATATCCTCTATATCTTGGCGCAATAGCTTATTTTAAGCTGGAAGCAAATTATGCCGTCTTATTTCCAATTCGATCATTCAACTGCAAAAGATTCTGATGACCAGCATTAGAGagaagcgataccgtgatttctagatcacgttgtgaaacgtgaacgttactttatgatatcagtgaaattaaagcgtgacgtgatcactgtttaggttgcttgttaataatatttatatgaatcacccaaaccttagttcgtttatctttgcaactcgaattggtcactcattcaaagcaaaattgttatgaaaacatccatttttcttacatattcaactcttttccttatttcagatttagttaggaacgtaacacaaggatatcgatttttcaaatgtttcctcaaatttgaagaggtgattttgaaagataatttcaacttgcataaattacaagtagcataatttacatcaacttttgtgaagaaagcccaaagattgctggtctttcgcctgttattattctttcgcctattattattatgtcgctgacgtgttttcgtttatttttttttatacagagtaccatttattgcttcggtcgacaacttcaatatagaaagaatttctttggggttgtttatcaaagataagcataaaattagaattttattgccaccaccaattatgcagtaatgcAGTAGTTATTAGTTTgcagcaagtatttattgtttaactagttctacaaaaatacttcctacagCATGCGAAGTTGCatacgatgctgggattgtcataaaaatatgcaattatgttagtcgaaaaaggttccgaagcaataaaaacatcaggctgccttcataatttacgattgcaacggacgatgatatgccctgaaaagatctgtgaaatgttcaaactgttatcccgtcacgctctgtattcgtttttcggaaccgtgactacctgtgacattctgatctcagtgattaaatcacagttcgtgaaatatcgctcttctCTAATCAGCATTCCACCGACTGTTTCATAACATTTTGAAGAGGATAATGAGCATACAAGTTGTAAATAACATCCCATCACCGGTAAGGGTTAATGTACAACAATCTAGCTTGCGACATGTTTGGAATACCATAGACGATGAGATGGCGGTAGTTTTTGCAGACACTCGCCATTGCTAGAGTCCACCGAACTCTGTGCTAAGCTTTAATTCTTGGGGTTTGATGAAATGTCCATCAGTTGATTATTCAGGTGATGCGTCAGCAGTGTTGTGAAAGGCAGTGCTATGGTTCCTAAATGGTTTTGTCGGAGATGACCCGGGACCAActtctattttcttttgaagtttgtaGGTTCGGGTATATACCCGAACTTAAATAGGTGGAGTCAATTTAGGTGGTACGatctcaaataaaaagtttacaCTGAGAAGGTAATTGAGAATCAATTGGACAGAGCACATGACCAATGAGAGGGTTCTAATattagtcaacaagaaaactgaaattgttgacACCGTGAAGAGGAGGTCCTGAAACCGGCAACCAAGGCGTATGAACGTGAACGCCCCCCTAAACCCGCACCGATAACCACAAGGAGTCAACGAGTAAAAGTGCCATGCACTGACTTAATAATTAAGAAAGATCTCAGGTAATTGGGGTCGGATCttgtatattctcaaaatttaaatatgtatgTCGTAAAAAGATTTACCCAGATTTTTTCCTAATTAGGATGTCTATTAGCTGTTCTTTCGATCCTATTCTTGggacatcctttctgctgtgtagtAATTTTCAACTCTGTATTTCTCAGAGTAACTAACGCTAAAAGATTACATATATCATGCTGTTACAATCATTACGTGTTCTTCAATTAACGGAAACTCTAGAGCCCGTAAGCAATCAGAGGTCTCCCCAAAGGACGTAGTTAATATCACACAATCTACTTCtacgaaagatgaaaaaaaactccTCTCCTGACCTATCTAGCTGCCGGTATCACTAGGCAACAACAGTACCTAGAAGTGAAGGGAATCCAATATGCTGATGTCATCATCAAAATGACATCACACCGAATAAATAagtcaaaatcattattttgatcCGTATCTGATAGAACGCTCGAGCTTTTCGGATTCTGAAGAGTTTTTATGTCAAAATAGACGACGTAATATCCCCACCAGACAAATGGAAGCAGGAGTGCCTCAAGGTTCAGTTCTAAGcccaaaatcaacaacatatGCATATGCAACGCCCCAAAAAGGTCAAGGAATATGCTAGCTCTATACGCAGATGATAGATGTCATTTACAGAATAGTGATCGCAGCACTAGATGATTTATATATTACAGACGAATGTTTCATTAAGGTGAaagattcaaatgaaatgactTAACCTGCATAGTCAACTGTGCGATTGTATTTTTCTTCCTGTTAATTTCTAGCTGTTTGCGGAAccaattatcaaatatattgggactgtatgcaaataaaaaaacaaacaaaaaacaaataataattcaaactctATGGATGGCAATCAATGGCATTCAATGTATGAAATTAGTATACTAAGCCCTACCTCATTCAGAGTATGGAACGTACTACGCTGATTGGTCGAAACCGcgagtatatatatatgtatacgaGGACATTTTCGAGGAATTATCAAAGCCCAACAATCATTTTACTCTCCCATATTCgcgtattatattataatgtctGGTCGCGGTAAAGGTGGAAAAGTTAAGGGTAAGGCAAAGTCTCGTTCCAACCGAGCTGGATTACAATTTCCAGTTGGTCGTATTCATCGTTTATTACGCAAAGGAAATTATGCTGAACGAGTTGGAGCTGGAGCACCCGTCTATCTAGCCGCTGTTATGGAATATCTAGCCGCCGAAGTTTTGGAATTGGCCGGTAACGCAGCACGTGACAACAAGAAAACCAGAATTATTCCCAGACATCTTCAGCTGGCAATCAGAAACGACGAAGAGTTGAACAAATTGCTATCGGGAGTAACTATCGCTCAAGGTGGTGTTTTACCGAATATCCAAGCCGTCCTCTTGCCAAAGAAGACAGAAAAGAAATCATAAATACAATCTGTATGTGAAACGGCCCTTTTCAGGGCCACAATATTTCCtcattgaaaagatttttttatcatctgATCACTTTGGGTATAATAAAATTGCGACAATTTCACGGTCCTACTGACATTCGTAAGTAGGGTAAATGCTCTGATTTTCGACCAAATTAacaaaaacatcgatttcgggtacgactttttcacacataaactaatcaaattttaaaggtgttgatgttcatcgattctttggctagttttaaataatttgtcatataattttaaacgtTCTCTTCGCATTCAACcttcgaaatgtgaaaacagAAAATCTGAATAACATTCGGGTCACGACcatgccgcagagttctcgaccatttttttgtttgttttcgaccactaataatagtggccgctcgctTCTCGTcttcacttaaaaattttatatttatatcaatcagatggatttcagatgaggtaattgaGTAAGAAACACtgggaacgtaaaaaaattattctgcaaaagttttcattttctataagtatttcaaaataggaactcatattaaataatattatttggttattttgttcttaatatcttttcagaaactaatgagtatataaaacaccgaccacaagtggtcgagaattaagtatagtatatccaaagtcacttggaggaagccagaatatttcaattatatgttcaagggttgtccaagtttccagaaattcctttggggccagtgaatttattgcctaacaatactttcgaataaacccccggtatttagcggatcgcggtttccatttcaaagagacatctggccgagcgtttttatggactagttcaagtggctttgtatatactatacattcaaattggttctcgaccgagaATAAATGAAAGGTAGAATAAgtatgtttcaacgttaattcagtggtcgcaaactaatattcaaaaaaaaaaaacgaacatgatccaacagaaatatatcggttgaaataaacaattattgaaattacatattggttgtcgaccactttggtcgagaaataaaaggtaaaaattttccaataccagttcgcgactgtcgaataatatacattttcccacaactgctatgaaaagtagcgtattcttcatagcttactcaatttcaaaactatgtattgctcatactgtgggaaatattatttctcacagcactttgcccacacctcgcttggtagaccaatgtaattgggcttttgagtcgtttctatggaaacgcaataaattcgcacatactgtcaacgaaggccattttgatttgaatcaagtccattacttgaattattgaaatttgtgcagttgtaggaaaagtacagtgtgcaacatgtggagaaagtccttttctcgctcgtgtgaactcgcgagaaaagttggactttccccacttgttgcacaatatactatttcagcgcgaaaactttgacctatacccctactatgcaaactatcttgaaaGGGTAGCAATGGTCGAGAAAACACGTACGGCGGAAATATTTTACACTAcaagatatattttattattattttatctcaaatcacggaatggtcgagtcgAGAGACACtgacggtcggctaaccagtgcatttaccctatataattacataatacgaccccattctgatcatacgacctattttcgaatcttcatttattactttatatttcatgatagaatattgttaactcatcaatctcaaacacgggataatgtgggtggaatgaatgcctattgtaactataatacatcctttgttcttacaatgtaattttgctattttagctattctttgtgtgacgcttaggatcacgccacattttgcattagagataagtaatgttataaattctcagacgcattgttttttagtcagtcaataaccagtcaataatagatcagttCATGACAGATAGTTTTGAttgtacctttcgtctttttcttgtaaataaagttttttttaaaaacaaggttttccatctcaaaaacataattggcgacgaggatgggatctctttaaatatttcggaaataatagcgCGACGAGAAAAACGCGAcgtattatctgaaatattgtgccggtcgtagaagtgacaaaacaaaaactttctttcgactatcagtttcaactgttaaggtgAGAAGCAACCCTGAGAAGGAAGCCAAGAAGCCCTGATCTTTGGAGGAGCGCCCAAGACGACTTCACTACAAGGaatacgaaacaaaaaaaaggttAGCAATCCTTTCTAATTGACTCCCAGTTTACCTATTCTGGCCCAAAAATAGTCAACCTTTTCCCAAAGTTTTGAGTGTAAAACTTGTAGaacagtttttcctaggtttctttaaaaaaccgaCATAAGAGTTTTTCTAGGTTACTCAATTAAAAAACCGATTACCAATTTTAATTCAAGAttacttcaataaaacattttaaaggCCGTAAAGCGCAAACAGTAAAAATGgcattagaaaatataaacttaacATTACCGGAAAAGTTCGGGATGCTTTTGCCAAGATTTTCAGGAGTGGAGAATGAATTACATTCTTTTATAAAAAgtacagaagaatatttaaggatgttcacaaatgaacaaaatatagtaaaaagttATTGTTTATCAGTTGTTAAAAGTAAATTAGTAGGAAGAGCGTTAGCTGAGGTAGCAACTTCCGATATTCCTGATGATTGGAATTCTCTAAAGAGATTCTTACAGATTAAATTTGGcgatcaaatcaatttagatgtattgatacacaaattacaatttttgaataaatcacataatgaagatataatagattttattgataagataatttccttaaagataagaataaattataGAATTGACGCGGATCCCATGCCAGAtccagaaaaacaattatataaaactaatattttaaagatttgtaaaacagttcttatatcaaatgccccaatagaattgaggacttatttaataacaaataatgcTTTGAATTTTGACGGAACAGTAAATGCAGTTAAAGATTATATATCGAATTTAGCTCAATATGATTTACTTGATAAAAGCAgaagacaaaaatttcaaacacgccctgaaaaaaataatttcagaaataatcccaACACGAGAACAAATAATTATAGATCAAATAATATTcctaataattatcattttagatcgaataataattataattcgaattcaaattcaaatttcccctCACAACCTATTCAGTTTAATCAAAGACCTGTGAATAGATACTATCCCTCAAACAAACAAGTTTTTGGACATACTAATACTAATACTAATGTTTTCAAACCAAATCCTAATCAAAGAATTAATACACcaccagaaaaaatgtcagtACAAACAAGAGTTTACCCCCAAAAACGTCCAAATTATTCGACGCAATTCCCAACGAATccccaaaagaaattttttaatgaacgcgTTTCTAATGAACCACATTTTACTTTTGAAGAATTAACTCAaataggatcaaatcctaataaTGAATCCTTTGAtagattttataataaaaatcataatagagattttcattcgaaaccttcgacttccaaacaaaattttcgaGACCCTACTTTAGAAAACGAATTGACATAAAGCATACGctagataatacaaatcaaaatcctaTTAAATTACCAGTAGACCTGAATCATCTAGAAACTAAAAAGaaagatttatcacaaaaacagaAACTGCATATTGCAAGTgattttagaaaattaaatgaaaaaactattgacagTAATAATCCCAAACCGGAAATAAATAGTCAATTGTCGAAATCTATAGAAATGAATAACATTGAATACGTATTTTCCAAATGCGATATAACTAATGATTCCAATAAAAGCgaaaccaatgaaattgaaaataataaagtcacggaagaaaaatcagataaaccctctgaattattaaatactattgaacaaaaagatgatAATGTTTTGATTCATAAATCGATAGAAGATGTAAATGATCATAATTATACGGATATTTCCAGTGATCCAAAACGAAAATACTTAaggacaaaaataaataaagaatattcGAATGATATGAATTCCCATAAAATTCCCCATGATATTTGTCGAAAAAGCAAATTTAAACGACCTcccatacaatttcaatcaagttaCGTAGGTCACGAACCTTTCAATTACTCCTATTGTAATACAAACCCAACTGTTATCAAAGCACCGATTATTCGCAACCTTGATCCTATATTCAGAAGAAAGCAAGTATGCAATTCCCGATTTttctcaactaataaagaatgtgctTACCCATTGAGTAGAATTATTTTAGAATCtgataatgaaatgaatcaaattgaaacattgaattcccaaatagatgatttgaatgaaattaaagatttaaattgtattgaagattttaatggtattgaagatttaaatggtattgaagatgaTTTATCTTATGACATcttatgacatttcaaattaaagatattaaaaatactattgatgaaattcaaacggCAGTCAGTTTTGCTAGATTACATCTTTTACACGAATCTATTCTGCCTTACaatcaattttctgaattaatcaaaaatgttacgataatccctgttcatcatttgaaggattattatcaactttgttatacgaaagttattttcaaaaacaagatGTTATTGTTCTTAATATCGATTCCAACTATTTATGAAAAGGAATACGAGTTGTATAAGTTTTACTTCCtatcacaaaataatgaaacccTTCCTTACACCGATTCCTATTTGctatctcaagaagaaatattacaATGGTCGACAAGTGAATGTCATCCAGTTGAAAAGGACTTCCTATGTAATCAAGAATCCATGAAGAAACCTCCAAGATGCCTCATCAACGTTTTGAAAACCCATAAAGAAAATTGTACCAGAACAACATCAGTTCCCTattcagatttgaaattattagaagatggaaatattttatctctAGACAATAGAAAAGTCATAGAGAAATGCCCTCACCAaattaaacattattttattccgCCAATGGCCCTGTTGCATTCTAAAGGTACTATAAGTAAttcacaaaaagaaatttttcctctaaccatcataaatgaagaaaaatatattattctacccaagcagacccattttatcaagaatgattctcaagaagaacttatcaagaatgaagatattccagaCATCGTTTTAGAAAAATTAGAGCAGTGGAATCTTCAACCTATTGGAATAACATTtgcatttattttgacaatacttataattattattgttattgcttttgcttgtagatatttcagaaaaaatgtatctttaaaagctacacctcagcaaggtgatacctttttccaagaaggggaggaattacataatacgaccccattctgatcatacgacctattttcgaatcttcatttattactttatatttcatgatagaatattgttaactcatcaatctcaaacacgggataatgtgggtggaatgaatgcctattgtaactataatacatcctttgttcttacaatgtaattttgctattttagctattctttgtgtgacgcttaggatcacgccacattttgcattagagataagtaatgttataaattctcagacgcattgttttttagtcagtcaataaccagtcaataatagatcagttCATGACAGATAGTTTTGAttgtacctttcgtctttttcttgtaaataaagttttttttaaaaacaaggttttccatctcaaaaacataattatatacagTGGCTTAGGTAGCTATTAGACCCGGGTCGATCGCAACCCACCGACGAGATAATCGGGTCGAAAGACATAATATAATACAGTGGGAGATCAGGTAAGAAATTTACGAAATGGGTTGTTCTGAATAATGgtctattttcgaataaaaatgaacaaatttgtaAAACAGTCCCCCACTATGAACAGTAGAAAAGGACTTATTCTAGTTAACTAGACCTTCAAACTTCGATTTATCGAATCGAATAAATTATCgtataattcgataattatcgtaccGGTGGCAACGATGGATTTCGGAGTTACTTTCGAgctacaatttatttattttgtattattcaataGTTATGTCAACTAATGGGGCTATGTTAATTGGTGCTTTtatcttttgaaaatgaaataaaacaaaagtaaaagataatgaaatcaaactcaataaaaaataactatacTACGAGGTTGCAACAGGTAAGTCGAGTccgattgttcattaaattagTGGAGAAATGGTGGACTGTATAAGCGACAGCGaaacatatgaaaatgataCTAAAGTCTAAAATTGTGGTTAACATTATAACTTACCTGATGGGCGTCAGGTTAGAAAACATAGCCTCTCcacagggcccttggtgcgggatatacagggtgtttcctaaacatacggcaaaaattcagggggttgttccttggactattttaagcatgttttgtccttggatgatttttgaaaaacctctttgtttcgaagatacagggcgaacaacatttttcatatttttaaaattaataatagttcaataattaataataatttggattggaagaggtggacctcatttatggcctgctcgttccccggacttaaaccccttagattatttcctatggggccatctaaaatcattagtttataccactccagtagaaaatgtggaagacttgcgaaatcggatcattgctgggtgtaacttaataagaaatgatcctggtgtttttgaaagggttcggcagtcaatgaagagaagattggatgcttgtatgctggctagaggtggtcattttcaacagtttttgtaggttgagttgaattttcatgtaatttttcataataaaatgttattatctgaaattttgtttcccctatatcttcgaaacaaataggtttttcaaaaatcatcaaaggacaaaatattcttagaatagtccaaggaacaaccccctgaatttttgccgcatgtttaggaaacaccctgtatttcagctCCAACTTTCGGTTTTCAAGGGCGGTGTAGAAAAGCTCTAACATAATGCGTTCGAGCGAATATAAAATCGACGAATAATGCGGGAGTTTCCGAATGAAGCCACCAATTGTTCACTTGTACACTCGCGAACTTACCATCTTTCGCTATACCTCGAACTCACACAAACAGGTAGGAATGCTACACCTATCAATAACGCTCCCATGGTTTGAAAAATGCTAGGGTTCGTGTTGTAGTAAGGAAAATGTATCGACGAAAAGCTAAAAAAATTCTACTTGCTGAAGAATCCGACAATCCGACAAGTTCGACAATCTAGGAATAAAAGTCGTAACTTAACAACATGAACACCTAATTGAAAATGCGTAAAGTGAATGATATCTTACctacaaaaggaaatttttttacgGTTAATTGGGATCCGGGAATTGAAAGCACGCGGGATGATTTTATATCATCccgatatgaaaaattcaacgaggtagagaatgatgaaaatgtttcacGATTGATGAATTATGTAGAACCACACTCGAATCGTTTCGCCAACGATGTGATCTTCAGAAACGTTAGGCTACTAACTATATATAGCAAAACATGTCCCTGGGGAGGGGGGCTCAAACTACCTCCACTACCTACCACATTATAGGTTAATCGTAACACCTACCAATCACAGTATATCGTTATAATCTACTTATAACTAAACTACAATTTGTCACTAAGAACCGTAAACTTCAGCGGATTGTTAATTTTCCCTTTGAACATACGTTCCATTGTGGCCAAAAACACTCTTCATTAGAATACTTGAACAGTTTTAACGATCTATCACACCAATAATCAAGTTTTGATAATACTGACGACAGTTGagtcattaattaaattatcgcCGATTTCAACGGATAATGTTCGACTGTGAATTTGAATCCACGCCACCAGAACTTCGAGTAGCTATCCGAAAAGCGTACGAAGCTTT
This window contains:
- the LOC123682823 gene encoding histone H2A codes for the protein MSGRGKGGKVKGKAKSRSNRAGLQFPVGRIHRLLRKGNYAERVGAGAPVYLAAVMEYLAAEVLELAGNAARDNKKTRIIPRHLQLAIRNDEELNKLLSGVTIAQGGVLPNIQAVLLPKKTEKKS